The sequence below is a genomic window from Ignavibacteriales bacterium.
TGATAATCGAAAAATTATGGGCGGATTATTTACCTGCACCTTTTCTTTCAATACTTGTTGATGATTGTATTTCCAATGGTAAAGACTATAACAACGGCGGCGCACGTTACAATAGTTCATACATCCAGGGCGTTGGAATGGGAACCATTACTGATTGTCTTTCATCAATAAAGAAAAATGTTTTTGACGATAAAAAGTTTTCAATGACTGAAATGCTGAATGCATTAAAAAATAAATTTAATGGTAATGAACAAATCAGAAAAGTCGTTTGGGATGAAACTCCTAAGTATGGCAACGATGAAGATTATGCAGATGATATTCTGAAAGAAGTTTTTGAATTATATTTTTCTTCAATTGATGGAAGACCGAACTACAAGGGCGGACATTTCAGAATAAATCTGCTTCCAACAACCTGTCATGTTTATTTCGGTAGTGTAATCGGCGCAACACCTGATGGTAGGCTTGCAAAGAAACCTTTGTCGGAAGGAATATCACCTGTACAAGGCGCGGACAGGAAAGGACCAACGGCAGTATTAAAATCAGCCGCTAAGATTGACCATCTAAGAACCGGGGGAACATTGCTCAATCAAAAATTTACTCCTCAATTAATGGAAGATGAAAGAGGAATTGAAAATATCCTTCACCTTATTCGTGCTTATTTTAAAATGGACGGTCATCACATTCAGTTTAATGTAGTTGATGCAGATACATTGCGTAAGGCGCAGAAGGAACCGGAAAATTATCGTGACCTTATTGTACGTGTCGCGGGTTACAGTGATTATTTCGTTAATCTTGGAGTTGAACTGCAGGAAGAAATAATCAGAAGAACTGAACATCACGAGTTTTAAGTATTTTATTTTTCTTTTAAATTAAAACACACAAATCAAATCTTTAATCATCGAAGGTCTTGAATGAAACTGGGACGAAATGTTCTGTTGTGGTGTTCACAAAACGAATGGATGAAAAAGAATATTCCGCAGTATGCATTTGTCAAACGCGCATTGAAAAGATTTATGCCGGGCGAAAGACTGGAAGACGCACTAAATGAATCTTTAAGATTTAAGGATCTGCAAATCGGGACTGTACTAACACATCTCGGTGAAAATATTAATTCGTTAACCGAAGCGGCTTCCGTCACAAATCATTATCTGAGCGTTCTTAAAAAAATTGATGAATGGAATACCCCGGCAGAGATTAGCTTGAAATTAACACAGATAGGTTTTGATTTATCTCCTGACGAAACGAAAAAGAATTTTAAACTGCTGGCAGAAAAGTCGATCGGAAAAAATAATTTTCTCTGGATTGATATGGAACAGAGCAGTTATGTCGAACGGACTTTAGACTTTTATCAAAGTGTAAAAACTGTGTATGCAAACACGGGAGTTTGTCTTCAGGCATATCTGTTAAGAACAAAAAATGATATTGAAAAGTTAGCTGATATTTCCCCAAATATTCGCCTTGTAAAAGGAGCATATAAAGAACCTTTTGATGTTGCATTCAAAGAAAAACAAAAAACCGATGAAAACTATTTTGAACTTTCAAAGACATTACTTGAATTAGTTAAGAAAAAAAACTGTCGTGTTGCATTCGGTACACACGATATGAACATCATTTCTAAAATAGAAGCATTTGGCAGATCAATAGGAATTGA
It includes:
- a CDS encoding proline dehydrogenase family protein, translating into MKLGRNVLLWCSQNEWMKKNIPQYAFVKRALKRFMPGERLEDALNESLRFKDLQIGTVLTHLGENINSLTEAASVTNHYLSVLKKIDEWNTPAEISLKLTQIGFDLSPDETKKNFKLLAEKSIGKNNFLWIDMEQSSYVERTLDFYQSVKTVYANTGVCLQAYLLRTKNDIEKLADISPNIRLVKGAYKEPFDVAFKEKQKTDENYFELSKTLLELVKKKNCRVAFGTHDMNIISKIEAFGRSIGIDRKQIEFQMLYGIRTTDQVRLATKGYNVKVLISYGSAWYPWYVRRLAERPANVMFVLKNIFK